The sequence CACCATATATCTGGATGTATATATTACACAACTGTTCTCCTGCATTAGGTTACATACACAACTATACATGTTTTATGTGGCAGTTTGAAGGCCTGATTGGCTTGCTGAGCCATTTTATAGACACcacccatctgtagaaattttccagttgcAGTATTGGCATCAgctccacttgcctggatgaaAGCAACTACAACTGGGAAGAAGCTTGAAAGCACTCAGGACAATATGACTGGCCACCATCCATCAACCTTTATTCAAACAATTCAGCATTAATCATTAGTTCCAAACTTTATTTCATGTTTAAAGCATTTGTTACAGTTATCTTTTTCATTCTTGGTTTGTCACTTTTGAAACTTATTGGCTGCATAGCCAGGCAGCTCATTAACAGATAAAAACTAGGGAATCTTTTGTTAATGCCTAACAACAAATGATATTAAAGTCCACACCATGGAATCTGCTGGATTTTTCTGGAAAACATAATGAAAAGATAACATGCTGTCAAACAGGATACCAACAATAATTTACATAAAGCATGTCAGCTTTATGGTTGGTCAGCTGGATCCAATTGGATTAAACTGGTTTCAAAACTAGATTCTAATTCTGAAAGATGAATCCTGTTAACACCcaatattaaatatttatcatCAAACAAGTTAAAGGATGACATTGAACTTTAATGTTTacagtagtttttaaaaaaaaatttctttcagAGGTTTCAATACCACCAGCCAACCCATTTAGCACAACAGGAGGACCCATGGAATCGACTACATGCAACAGCAACTGTGGCAAGTGACAACAAAGGAATTTACCTCCATAATCCTAAGGTAGAAGAACTGTAGAATATATGAACCATCAAACTAATACCAGACAGCAACCATTAGACTATAGTAATGACCCTCTACCttccaaaagcatcaacaagttgCTGTCGTTAGCAGACTGAAATTCTGTAATCTCATCTGGGAGTTGCTTAATAATAGTTACTAAAAAGGATTACAAACAatgctcagtcagtcagtcagctttgattatctgatttttttaaaaaatggaattattatctgtcttttgaatgtctgCATTACATCTTAGTCAttaaaatcagatatattttaacTACAGATTCTCACTTATTAACACAAGTTTAAAATagagggaaagtttttttttaaaccagcagTAAATCAAATGGCCCAtttatttcaagttcaagtttgcatACATGTACCGAGGTACagagaaaatattcattttgtgtGCTAAACAGCAAGTCTAACCATACATAAGCACAGGAGTCTAATCAACTATTCGATCCAATTAAGTTTAGCTACGTTGAAATTTCTTGCAAGATGTGGTGAGCCCTCAAGCTGTCGATTTTGACTTTCTGTAAGAGGATGAAGCAAATCATAGAATATTGACAGTTTGGTTTGCTTCTTTTCCAATTTTGATCCTAACTTTAATGAAACCGAATAGTTAGAACAATTCACTGATTCCATGTCACCCATAATTTCTCATTATTCAAAATTCACATTTATTCAAAGAAAGGAATGCACAAAAATTGTGCAGAAGAGTTCGGGGAAAAAAGACAGATTAATTTTTACATCCTACAAGTTAGGAATTCTCTGAACTGCAAATGCTATAATATTTTGGCCCAAATGTTAAAAGTTTGAAACATCTTGCCAACTTTATTTCTTTATAAACATATTATTTTATAAGAAAATGTGCTTTTCCTTACAATAAATATTTGCAGGCATTTTCAGTTACAAACCTGCCTGAATGTGATTTCATGCCCCTAAGTAAATAGGAAGGAAATTAAGAATAATGGGGAAAAGGAAGGTAGGTGGATCAGCCACCACTTTATTGACTGATGGAGCAAGGATTACAATACGCAACCTGCCGTTCCTTGTCTAACATGGGAATGGCTCCAATGCTATTTAACAGCCCCGAtcctgtgtagtgcacaccttaccaacaatTCCTCCAGCGTTGTCTTGGAGTTcatgacctggagtggagcaAGGTTTGTCTCAGGAACAAAGAGCATAGAGAAAGAGCTACTCCacatggtggactttatagtacagtTAGCTGGAGACtctggcccaggtaatcactcGGTGATTAAAGGTGCCAATGGTCAGGGGTGCattaatgggtgggcagagtccaaccttgattggcatgtgATGCGACTTCCaagagatcacatgaccctccacaatccacattcccaccaggttccagacagagaggtcacatggCCCTCTACAATCCACACAACAGGAGAGCAGACTGAAACAAGTGAGCTGTAAAACTTGGCCATAGATGAAGAAGAATAAGGAATCTTTCATGATCTAATGATTCAATATCAAGATAAAGGAGGTTAACAGAAAAGTAGCCTTGTCCTGGCTGTTGTTGAAAAAAACTGCTTTGTGGTGACAAGCATAGTAATAGCCTACAATCCACTAAACTCAGAAATGACTATACATATCAATTTAAGGTGTTCTATTCTTAGATGGTTTAGGTATGATGAGGCTTTTAAATGGAAACTACATACTGAAGTAAAGACCGAGTGAGATAGAGGAAAACTGTGAATGTAAGGTGGGCATGTAACCATTGCACTCAGGCTCTGCAGCCCATTACTGCAACTCTATTCACTGAAGGTCCAAACAGAATAAATCTTCTAGTCAACTCAACCACGACTACATAATTTCTAATGCATGCCCAGCTATCAGATATCATACCACTCCATCGCATGCCCACAGAATCAATTCTCTTCAAGCTTCTTCATTTTGGCACTTCTTTTCCTATCAAGCAAAATTGTTATTCCTTCCACAACACTCCATTCTATTCAGTCCTTCACTTTTGATATATACTTGCCGCTGAATTAGATTTGCAGGAAAAATTTAACACCCTTACCATTTGGCTAATGCTCAGCAAAACAATAATTTATCCAAGTATAGGGCTAACCTAGGTTAATTGAAAATATATGCATAGATATTAAGATAAACAAGAaagattgcaaatgctggaaaaccGGAGCatcacataaaatgctggaggaactcaggcaacTTGCATGGGAAACATGAAGTAGCTGTTTGGCCATAGAAGTTGTTGGGATGGGCAACAGAGAAAGATATAATGAGATATGGCTTGAGGGTCATAAGTTGTGTGCCATTGCTGTTTATTTTCTGTTAACATACTTCTGTTGCAGTAGTGACAATTTTCTTTCCCCATCCACCTCTAGAAAGAAACCACCTGGAAACAAATCATTTAAATCATTCTGAATCTCCCAGAAGATTTATCAACTAAACTAAACAGGATGGGACACCAAAGGCATCTATTTTCTGGGACTCTCTGTAATAACATGAACAAAGGTGACATAGATTTGAATCAATGTGATGTCCATTTTAGCTCAATTCTTGAACCTGTTTTCAGTGTAACTATGAATCCTCATTCCAGGGAGAACTTAAAGTCACAAGGACATCCTGATGCAACAAATTGTCCCTTGGGTCAGAGTGGAAGATAATTAGCTCTGCTCTATTTGAAATATCTTGGCTGTCAAATGTCTTATCAATATGGATATAGAAATACACAAagatgtagaaaattacttttcaaAATTACTAAGATATaaccaaaacaaaaatgtttttaaatttaaagttcacAATTATTTTACTCTAATAGTCTGATAGCTGTACATTGTTCCAACAGGCACCAAAAGACAGTCTGGATATTCATCTTAGTGCAATTTATGATCATTCAAATGAGTTTTTGAAGCAAAAGAACAAGGTGCTTCTTCAAAAATTGACTTGTGATCCTCAGAGGTGAGTGTTTTGTGAGAAGAGTGCAATGtgtcaaatttattatcacatCCTGTAAACATGAACATTAACAAGACAGAATCAATATTAGAGCAATAAAAATAAACTGATGCCGTACAGACTTTCACAATCAGGTTAACACAATACTTATGAATTTATGGCTATTAATTCCTGGGCATTATTTGGGGAAATTATATTTGCAACATTTTATGAAGGCTTCTTTGGCAAAAAAAGTTTATCATGAAAAACTATGATCAATATTGTAATTTTGCTGTAATATTGTTGAACAATGAATGGACATAAACTAACCAAAttacataaaatataaaaatgcaagacaaaTTGTGATGAacaatataatatttttaaaatattctgtaTGTAATTTCTCAGCAGAATACTAACCTGTTAACCTGTTGATTCTTTGCAACATCAAAAATGGATAGCTGAGCAAAAGCATTTAAAGCCTGATAAATTATTTCTGTAAATTTACCTCTTTAGTTTTCTACTTTCCTCTCTGAATTATTTACAGAGGCTGTTGGTTAAGTACCAATGAACAAGTACCTGAAGAAGTGTTTCGTCGGAAAATAGCTAAGGACAGAGTTCAGAAGGACATATGTGGTTGTGCACCTGATCACAGAGAAACCAGCGCGGTTTACTTACAAGCAAGATCTCCCCCAACAATTTGGATTTCACCAACAAAATCATCCATTCATAGCATTGATGGAGCAATAAGTAAGACAGTAGTTTGTGATGCACGATCAGAATTAAAGCAGAATTAATTTCCCTTACAACATGTTACATATTACAACTAATATTTGCTTGCTGGCACATGACTTTCTTGGTTCTGCCATCCCATATGCACCCTACTCTTCAAGCATtagcatttaaaataaaataaaaatgggaCTTTAAGTTGAATTCCAGCACACAATGGTTGTTTAATTTTGATTAGGAGTAGAAAGAGTTCAACTCTTTTCAAAAATTAGTCCTGACATTTACAATCAGACCGTGGTACAATTCTAAGCATATGCATTTCCATTTAGTCTTCATTATATTAGCAAATCTGCACATCGCTTTGCACTAATAGCTAGAACCAGttcttttattattttgtaaagatTATAAGAACAAATCAAAGCAGTTAATTCTGCTATGATGTGCTACCACATACTTGAGGGTTTTAACTCTATGCCACAAATGCTTATATTAATAATTGTATTTAATTTATAGTCAAATTTTCAAATCATTAAAATATAATAATTATAAGGAATCATTTTAACAGAACATGTGATAAGTTTTTGGGGAGATGTTGCCCACAGTCTTCGCACCTTTTTTTTTCACCAATTTTATCTTGATTTTCTGAGAAGGTAGATAAAACATCCACTAGAAGTTGGCAGATCCATTGACTAAGCATGCAAATTGGACGATTATGACTCCTGTCACACATTTAAGGCTTTCCCCATTCTGATATCGCAACTGCAAttgaaattattatttaaattacattaaatttaaaattattactttTATTTTTCAGAAATTGTACCTTAGCTAGATGCTACTTTCTTTGTTTCAGGAAGGCAGCTAATTGGGGACACACTGATGTTAAATTTTCCAGGTCGCTGTTTGGCACCAGCATCTTATATAAATGAAAATTAAAGATTTATAATAATACATACATTCCCAAATTAGTGACCTCTCTTACGAAACACACTGGTCCTGAACTTTCTTGAACCCAATATTGCTGAACCACCTTAATTTGACCTTT comes from Narcine bancroftii isolate sNarBan1 chromosome 5, sNarBan1.hap1, whole genome shotgun sequence and encodes:
- the cfap276 gene encoding cilia- and flagella-associated protein 276 encodes the protein MPDTRYENDDDFGGRRRKNQRFQYHQPTHLAQQEDPWNRLHATATVASDNKGIYLHNPKAPKDSLDIHLSAIYDHSNEFLKQKNKVLLQKLTCDPQRGCWLSTNEQVPEEVFRRKIAKDRVQKDICGCAPDHRETSAVYLQARSPPTIWISPTKSSIHSIDGAITSQHTAATNGGYSRKIDGGFFTI